Sequence from the Longibacter salinarum genome:
GTATCTGCAAAAGGGAACGGTACGACAGCGCGCTGCACACGATACCCTGGTAGATCTGGATATCCTCGCGCGCCTTCGTCCGTTCGATCCTGCGCTGGTGAGCACCGTCTGTGTGGATCTGGATGTGCCCGGCAGCGACCTCGATGTTATCTGCGAGATGCGCGATGAGTCGGAATTTCGCGCTACCGTCGAGAATGGATACGGGGCGCGGCGTGACTTTCGGATGTGGCAGCGAGACGATGGGGCCGTAGTGGCTCAATTTGAAACGGAGGCGTTTCCGGTCGAGATCTTCGGGAAAGAACGGCCGGTGCAGGATCAGATGGCCTGGCGTCACTTAACCGCCATGAAGCGCCTCCTCAATGTCGAGCCGCGGCTGCGAGAAACGGTTCGGGCGATGAAGAAGGAGGGCGTCGGAACGGAGCCCGCCTTCGCGAAGCTATTGGACCTGGACGGGGATCCGTATGAAGCCATGCTTTCACTTGAGACGGCTACGAAAGAAGAACTAGCCGATGTGTGCGGCAGAGCAATGAAAAACGTCACACAAAGAGCCGGGGCGTAGCGGACGTGGGCCGTGGCTCGCATGTGATGTCTGGGATCAAGCGCCGCAAAGTGTCGTGGCCTCGGTCGTTTACATTGTATCGTAGCACCTTCCGGTTGCATCACAAAACCATCAGTAGACGGAATGAGTCCAAGAGACGTTGTTCGACAATGGGTCGATGCCTTCAACCAGGCAGACCCAGACGCACTTGCTGCACTTTATGCTGAGGAGGCCGTCAACCATCAGGTTCCGGAGGAGCCGGTCGAAGGGCGGCGCTCGATTTTGGAAATGTTTGAGCGCGAGTTCGAAAATGCGGATATGACGTGCATCGTAGAGAATATTTTCGAGGACGGCGAGTGGGCCATACTGGAATGGCGAGACCCACTCGGCCTGCGCGGCTGTGGCTTCTTCAGAGTCAAAGGTGGA
This genomic interval carries:
- a CDS encoding DUF4269 domain-containing protein encodes the protein MLAFSRIIGQTGCRIMNWREIAYLQKGTVRQRAAHDTLVDLDILARLRPFDPALVSTVCVDLDVPGSDLDVICEMRDESEFRATVENGYGARRDFRMWQRDDGAVVAQFETEAFPVEIFGKERPVQDQMAWRHLTAMKRLLNVEPRLRETVRAMKKEGVGTEPAFAKLLDLDGDPYEAMLSLETATKEELADVCGRAMKNVTQRAGA
- a CDS encoding nuclear transport factor 2 family protein produces the protein MSPRDVVRQWVDAFNQADPDALAALYAEEAVNHQVPEEPVEGRRSILEMFEREFENADMTCIVENIFEDGEWAILEWRDPLGLRGCGFFRVKGGKIVFQRGYWDKLSFLRQHGLPIPDTME